The Xanthomonas sontii genome contains a region encoding:
- a CDS encoding Arc family DNA binding domain-containing protein has product MSEKKAYPLRINADVLAAAQRWADDELRSLNAQIEYVLRDALRKAGRLPKPGDDKERTS; this is encoded by the coding sequence ATGAGCGAGAAGAAGGCCTATCCGCTGCGCATCAACGCCGACGTGCTGGCGGCGGCGCAGCGCTGGGCCGACGACGAACTGCGCAGCCTCAACGCGCAGATCGAATACGTGTTGCGCGACGCGCTGCGCAAGGCGGGCCGGCTGCCCAAGCCCGGCGACGACAAGGAACGCACCTCATGA
- a CDS encoding alpha/beta fold hydrolase gives MRRHRVLAAVLTALFAPLTVLAATPQQTASALLDRLQAGDLAAVEAEFTPAMAKAVPPEKLAQAWRTLSTQLGALQQRGPASEREQHGLRVIEQRLQFERGALLAHVSIDADGRIAGLLFTPAPPPAPTPPAADAGFSEQAFAVGPLPGTLALPAGKGPFPAVVLVHGSGPQDRDETIGPNRPFLDVARGLATQGIAVLRYDKRTFALPESFAGRINQGFTMDDETTDDAVAAVAALARTPGIDPARIVVMGHSQGGMLAARIARRSGKTAGIVLWAAPARPLLDLLIEQNRYLLSQEHPPSPQRQVALAELERRVAKVRGSGEVARSDSPLDVPATYWRAIEQVDPVADVRALGPMPVLWLQGERDFQVTAPDWQRWQQALADDPHATLHRYAALNHLGIAGSGAPGPAEYATPGHVDPALIADVAAWVRALPASHGAAP, from the coding sequence ATGCGCCGGCATCGGGTCCTCGCGGCTGTGCTGACGGCGCTGTTCGCTCCGCTCACGGTGCTGGCCGCGACGCCGCAGCAGACTGCCAGCGCGCTGCTGGATCGCCTGCAGGCCGGCGACCTGGCCGCGGTCGAGGCCGAGTTCACCCCGGCGATGGCCAAGGCGGTGCCACCCGAAAAGCTGGCCCAGGCCTGGCGCACGCTGTCCACGCAACTGGGCGCGCTGCAGCAGCGCGGCCCGGCCAGCGAACGCGAGCAGCACGGGCTGCGCGTGATCGAACAGCGCCTGCAGTTCGAGCGTGGCGCACTGCTGGCGCATGTGTCGATCGACGCGGACGGCAGGATCGCCGGCCTGCTGTTCACTCCCGCACCACCGCCGGCACCGACGCCGCCCGCCGCCGACGCCGGCTTCAGCGAACAGGCGTTTGCGGTCGGTCCGCTGCCGGGCACGCTGGCCCTGCCGGCAGGCAAGGGTCCGTTCCCGGCGGTGGTCCTGGTGCACGGCTCGGGCCCGCAGGACCGCGACGAGACCATCGGCCCGAACCGTCCGTTCCTCGACGTCGCCCGCGGGCTTGCCACGCAGGGCATCGCGGTGCTGCGCTACGACAAGCGCACCTTCGCCTTGCCGGAGAGCTTTGCCGGGCGCATCAACCAGGGGTTCACCATGGACGACGAGACCACCGACGACGCCGTCGCCGCGGTGGCGGCGCTGGCGCGCACGCCCGGCATCGACCCTGCGCGCATCGTGGTGATGGGCCACAGTCAGGGCGGCATGCTCGCCGCCCGCATCGCACGCCGCTCCGGCAAGACCGCCGGCATCGTGCTGTGGGCGGCGCCGGCGCGACCGCTGCTGGACCTGTTGATCGAGCAGAACCGCTACCTGCTGAGCCAGGAACATCCACCGTCGCCGCAGCGGCAGGTGGCGCTGGCCGAGCTCGAGCGCCGCGTGGCCAAGGTCCGCGGCAGTGGCGAGGTCGCGCGCAGCGATTCGCCATTGGACGTACCCGCCACCTATTGGCGCGCGATCGAACAGGTCGATCCGGTCGCCGACGTCCGCGCGCTCGGGCCGATGCCGGTGCTGTGGCTGCAGGGCGAGCGCGATTTCCAGGTCACCGCGCCGGACTGGCAACGGTGGCAACAGGCGCTGGCCGACGATCCGCATGCCACCCTGCACCGCTACGCCGCGCTGAACCACCTGGGCATCGCCGGCAGCGGCGCCCCCGGACCGGCCGAGTACGCCACGCCCGGCCACGTCGACCCGGCCCTGATCGCCGATGTCGCCGCCTGGGTGCGCGCCCTGCCCGCCAGCCACGGCGCCGCACCATGA
- a CDS encoding M15 family metallopeptidase, with the protein MRTVPSLLLNTETIELLPAARLRARSNADARQLAQATWLLRRKHDGRYLATANAHGLHALVPRLMHEPGIDAALDRLDALPARGTMAADETWLPLHALQAQLDQLGLAADAYAQRTGLPLQPEPATLHAAGDDRYRRPLWLSAGAARAWHALRHAAARDGVVLEAISGYRSHAYQLGIFARKFVRGQSLEQILAVNAAPGFSEHHSGHALDIGTPGEPPAEESFERTPAFAWLRDHAGAFGYRMSYPRDNPHGIVYEPWHWCWQEAACA; encoded by the coding sequence ATGCGCACCGTCCCCAGCCTGCTGCTCAACACCGAGACCATTGAACTGCTGCCGGCCGCGCGACTGCGCGCGCGCAGCAACGCCGACGCGCGCCAGCTCGCGCAGGCGACCTGGCTGCTGCGGCGCAAGCACGACGGGCGCTACCTGGCGACCGCGAACGCACACGGACTGCACGCGCTGGTGCCGCGACTGATGCACGAACCCGGCATCGACGCGGCCCTGGATCGCCTCGACGCGCTGCCCGCACGCGGCACGATGGCGGCTGATGAGACCTGGTTGCCGCTGCACGCGCTGCAGGCCCAACTGGACCAGTTGGGCCTGGCCGCCGACGCCTACGCGCAACGCACCGGCCTGCCGCTGCAGCCGGAACCGGCCACCCTGCACGCGGCCGGCGACGACCGCTACCGACGCCCGCTGTGGCTGAGCGCCGGCGCCGCACGCGCCTGGCACGCGCTGCGCCATGCCGCCGCGCGCGATGGCGTGGTGCTGGAGGCGATCTCCGGCTATCGCAGCCACGCGTATCAGCTGGGCATTTTTGCCCGCAAGTTCGTCCGCGGGCAGTCCCTGGAGCAGATCCTCGCGGTCAATGCCGCGCCGGGCTTCAGCGAGCACCACAGCGGGCACGCCCTGGACATCGGCACACCCGGCGAGCCGCCGGCCGAGGAAAGTTTCGAGCGCACGCCGGCCTTCGCCTGGCTGCGCGACCACGCCGGCGCCTTCGGCTACCGCATGAGCTATCCGCGCGACAACCCGCATGGCATCGTCTACGAACCCTGGCACTGGTGCTGGCAGGAGGCCGCTTGCGCATGA
- a CDS encoding SPFH domain-containing protein, giving the protein MKEQPRSSLPGIPMIVGLVLVFVAGAGAIIATGVLQPSAMPWTLLVAIPVLTVALFLVVGLYALEPNQAAVLSLFGRYVGTVKDPGLRWNNPFFSKRKVSQRVRNFESGRLKVNELDGSPIEIAAVIVWQVMDASEAVYNVDDYESFVHIQSEAALRAMATSYPYDQHEDGQISLRSHPNEISEQLKRHLDERLTQAGVDVIEARISHLAYAPEIAQAMLQRQQANAVIAARTRIVAGAVGMVEMALAELQKNGVVALDEERKAHMVSNLLTVLCSDRGTQPIVNAGSLY; this is encoded by the coding sequence ATGAAAGAGCAGCCCCGTTCCTCCCTGCCCGGCATCCCGATGATCGTGGGCCTGGTCCTGGTGTTCGTGGCCGGCGCCGGCGCGATCATCGCCACCGGCGTGCTGCAGCCGTCGGCGATGCCGTGGACCCTGCTGGTCGCGATCCCGGTGCTGACCGTCGCGCTGTTCCTGGTGGTCGGCCTGTACGCACTGGAACCGAACCAGGCCGCGGTGCTGAGCCTGTTCGGCCGCTACGTGGGCACGGTCAAGGACCCGGGCCTGCGCTGGAACAACCCCTTCTTCAGCAAGCGCAAGGTCAGCCAGCGCGTGCGCAACTTCGAGAGCGGGCGGCTCAAGGTCAACGAGCTGGACGGCAGCCCGATCGAGATCGCTGCGGTGATCGTGTGGCAGGTGATGGATGCCTCCGAGGCGGTCTACAACGTCGACGACTACGAGAGCTTCGTGCACATCCAGTCCGAGGCGGCACTGCGCGCGATGGCCACCAGCTATCCCTACGACCAGCACGAGGACGGGCAGATCTCGCTGCGCAGCCATCCCAACGAGATCAGCGAACAGCTCAAGCGCCACCTCGACGAACGCCTGACCCAGGCCGGCGTGGACGTGATCGAGGCGCGCATCAGCCACCTCGCCTACGCCCCGGAGATCGCCCAGGCGATGCTGCAGCGGCAGCAGGCCAATGCGGTGATCGCCGCGCGCACGCGCATCGTCGCCGGCGCGGTGGGCATGGTCGAGATGGCCCTGGCGGAACTGCAGAAGAACGGCGTGGTCGCGCTGGACGAGGAGCGCAAGGCGCACATGGTCAGCAACCTGCTGACCGTGCTGTGCTCGGACCGCGGCACCCAGCCGATCGTCAACGCCGGCTCGCTGTACTGA
- a CDS encoding APH(3') family aminoglycoside O-phosphotransferase: protein MDHTAPRETPATAPALPPTLSARLHGLHWHRNLVGEAGAMVYRLGGTGTPDLYLKRGTGASHDDVVDEFARLHWLRGTGCVPRVLHFEADAAGAWLLSEALPGRTAYQWLQDAPAQAQRIAQALAEFLRRFHATPIDSCPFNATHPLRLAAAHRRLQAGLVDTEDFNAARAGWSAEAVWQAMTALLPLDNERVLSHGDYSLDNILLDAPDHVVGVIDLGRAGVADPYQDLAILASCLDEFDPALADRFFAAYGIATPDLTRLQFHQLLDEFF from the coding sequence ATGGACCACACCGCGCCCCGCGAGACTCCCGCCACCGCACCGGCGCTGCCGCCGACGCTGTCGGCGCGGCTGCACGGCCTGCACTGGCACCGCAATCTGGTCGGCGAAGCCGGCGCCATGGTCTATCGGCTCGGCGGCACCGGCACGCCGGACCTGTACCTCAAGCGCGGCACCGGCGCCTCGCACGACGACGTGGTGGACGAGTTCGCGCGGCTGCACTGGCTGCGCGGAACGGGCTGCGTGCCGCGCGTGCTGCATTTCGAGGCCGACGCCGCCGGCGCCTGGCTGCTGAGCGAAGCGCTGCCGGGCAGGACCGCCTACCAATGGCTGCAGGACGCGCCCGCGCAGGCGCAACGCATCGCGCAGGCGCTGGCCGAGTTCCTGCGCCGCTTCCACGCCACGCCGATCGACAGCTGTCCGTTCAACGCCACTCACCCGCTGCGCCTGGCCGCTGCGCACCGCCGGCTGCAGGCGGGCCTGGTCGACACCGAGGACTTCAACGCCGCGCGTGCCGGCTGGTCGGCGGAGGCGGTGTGGCAGGCGATGACCGCGTTGCTGCCGCTGGACAACGAACGCGTGCTGAGCCACGGCGACTACTCGCTGGACAACATCCTGCTCGACGCGCCGGACCACGTGGTCGGCGTGATCGACCTCGGCCGCGCCGGCGTCGCCGACCCGTACCAGGACCTGGCGATCCTGGCCAGTTGCCTGGACGAATTCGACCCGGCGCTCGCCGATCGCTTCTTCGCCGCGTACGGCATCGCCACGCCGGACCTCACGCGGCTGCAGTTCCACCAGTTGCTCGACGAGTTCTTCTGA
- a CDS encoding DUF4177 domain-containing protein translates to MSKRWEYLTVEAKTTLMLGLKLDELQADLNKHGKLGWELVNVIALPGTKPLLLFKREG, encoded by the coding sequence ATGAGCAAGCGCTGGGAGTACCTCACCGTCGAGGCCAAGACCACGCTGATGCTGGGTCTGAAACTGGACGAACTGCAGGCCGACCTGAACAAGCACGGCAAGCTCGGCTGGGAACTGGTCAACGTCATCGCACTACCGGGCACCAAGCCGCTGCTGCTGTTCAAGCGGGAGGGCTGA
- a CDS encoding DUF423 domain-containing protein produces MLTFDRRTRGPFWLCSAGALLAAVSIGLSAYASHGVAEPLAQSHLQTAALYAFGHGVALAALGRRSERLLGRLALCLLLLGTVLFSGSLAGNALAQWPTRLAPIGGTTLMLGWLLWAVDALRR; encoded by the coding sequence ATGCTGACGTTCGATCGCCGTACGCGCGGGCCGTTCTGGCTGTGCAGTGCCGGCGCGCTGCTGGCGGCCGTGTCCATCGGCCTGTCCGCCTATGCCTCGCACGGGGTGGCCGAGCCCCTGGCGCAATCGCACCTGCAGACCGCGGCGCTGTACGCCTTCGGCCACGGCGTGGCGCTGGCGGCGCTGGGACGCCGCAGCGAGCGCCTGCTCGGGCGCCTGGCGCTGTGTCTGTTGCTGCTAGGCACCGTGCTGTTCTCCGGCAGCCTGGCCGGCAACGCGCTGGCGCAGTGGCCGACGCGTCTGGCGCCGATCGGTGGCACCACGCTGATGCTGGGCTGGCTGCTGTGGGCGGTGGACGCGCTGCGGCGCTGA